The window AGTATGAGATCCTGGTGCAGCAATATGAGGCTATGGGGTGGCTTTGGTGCAGCGGTGTGGTTTGGGGGTGGATTTGGGGCTGCAATATGAGATCCTGGTGCAGCAATATGAGGTTatggggtggctttggggctgCAATGGGAGGTTTGGGGGTGGATTTGGGGCTGCAATAGGAGATCCCGGTGCAGCAATATGAGGTTatggggtggctttggggctgcaggaggaggtctgggggaggatttggggctggAGTAGATTTTGGGGCTGCATTTGGAGGCTTTGGGTGCCTTTGGCGCTGCACGAGGAGGATCGGAGAGGTTTGGTGTTGCTTTGGGGCgctttggtgctgcagtgggagctCTTCGGGCATATCCTGGGGCTGACACAGGTTTTGGGgtggctttgctgctgcctctgctgctttggggcctCTCCCACTCACACCCCTCCTCCCAATGGGGCCGTGTTGGTGTGCGCAGCAGCAGCGCTTCGCAACCCAGTGCTAACAACAGAGCTTCGGgacccccctccctccccaaacCCACCCTTTGAGCGCCCCGAACCCCACAAAACCTctccctgtgtgtgtgtgtgtgtgtgtttgtccCCTCTCCCCCAGTGACGACGACATCGTGTTCGAGGACTTCGCCCGGCAGCGGCTGAAGGGGATGAAGGACGAcaaggaggatgaggaggagaggACCAACTCCCCCCAGCTCAATGACAGATAAGCAGAGCCCggagccgcccgccccgctcacACCCATGCGTTATAGAGGCTTCttctcttattattattttttgtatgatgatgatgatgatgatcatttgttttgttttctacccTACGGATCACCCCATCGCGACAGCAGCAATTAGACCCTGCCAGCTGTGCCCTGTtgtccccatccatcccttttttgggggggggggggtggtgtgGTAGGGGGGGTGCGGACCCAAGGCTCAGCCCACCCCCCTCAGCCTTCACCCTTCTgtccctttccccttcctaaAGCTCCGGGCCCTTTCCTGGGAGCCGCTCTTTTATGCATTTTGTATAGTCCACTCTGGAtgctggggagggggcggggggtgcAGCAGAACtgggggggggatttttttAGGCAGCCTGCTCGTGGGaaagggccccatccatccctccttTCCTGCTCACTGCCCCACTGCATGCGTCCCCCCCTCACCTTGGGATGCACGAACCTCAGACCCACAGatgctgcctggggctgggaTCCTAACCCTAATCCCGGCCAGACCCCAGATCCCAAACCTCCTACCCCAAACGTCAGTGCTCCCACCCCCAGATCCCAAACATgccaccccaaaatcccaaagCTCCCATCCGAAACCTtacacccccaaatcccaaacCTCCCACCAAAAATCCCAAACCtcccaccccaaaatcccaaagCTCCCATCCGAAACCTCgcacccccaaatcccaaacCCCTCACCCCCAATCCCACATCTGCCCCACACCTCCTACCCCCAAACCCAAAACTTCCCACCCAAATCCCAACCTCCTACCCCCAAATGCCAAACCTCgcaccccaaatcccaaataTCCCACTCTCAAATCCCAAATATCCCACCCAAGACCTcctaccccaaatcccaaagCTCCCGTCCCTAACCTCTTACCCCCAAATCCCAAACCTCCTACCCTCAGATTCCAAACCTCTCACCCCAATGCCAAACCTTCTACCCCAAATTCCAAATCTCCTGCCCCAAACCtcccacccccaaatcccagAGCTCCCACTCCAATCCCAAAcctcccaccccaaatcccaaaccTCCCACCCCACCCTCCCACCCCAAATCACAGCCCTAGAGGGGTCAGAGAACTCTACAGCTGGATTccaaaccccaaagcaccaactccagctcccagagctcccaccccaatcccaaacctcccaccccaatcccaaaCCTCCCACCCCAAATCACAGCCCTAGAGGGGTCAGAGGGAACCTCTGCAACTGGATTCCAAACCCCAAAGCTCCaactgcagctcccagagctcccaccccaatcccaaaCCTCCCACCCCAAATCACAGCCCTAGAGGGGTCAGAGGAGACCTCTACAGCTGGATTCCAAACCCCAAAGCTCCaactgcagctcccagagctcccaccccaatcccaaacctcccaccccaaatcccaaaccTCCCACCCCAAATCACAGCCCTAGAGGGGTCAGAGGAGACCTCTACAGCTGGATTCCAAACCCCAAAGCTCCaactgcagctcccagagctcccaccccaagccctctttgcgggacccccccccaccccctccctggGGTTTATCATTGCTCTGCATCTGTTTCCACGCCACTGGAACCCCCCCAGGTGCCAGCATTGGGGACCCTACCCCACGTttcaccccataccccccctcCCGGATCaggatccccccccccccagcccccctatTGCAGGGACAGCCCCGTGCCACAACGcgtcccccccccagcccctcactGGGGCCACTGCCACTATTTATTGTGCCGCCCTGAGAGCAGAGCCCGGGGACAGCCCTATGCCCCAACCTAAgggggtgaggaggggaggaggtggagggggggggggggtctgagctgcccccctcccccattttggggtcaggCCGGTGGGCGGTGTGGTACTTCTCTTTTGTAAAGTGGTTTCTTTGTACTGGTCATTGACACCCCCGCTTCTTCGGTTCCTCCACCATCTCTGTGACGTTTCTGTGTCCtgtcaaataaattattctagTTTATTAACCtctgaaacaaacacacacacacagagccgAACCCACAGCGTGCCGATGCTTCTCttgacccccccaccccacccccccttcctccccaggCTCCATTTGATGGGTGCTGCGTTGGCATTGCTTTGCTCTCCAGCTCGCCGCGTGGCTCCACGTCCCCAAACGTTGATTTGCAGAGGAAAACCTCCCCAAATCGATGCTGCAGCACCAAAGGTCTCCTCGTTGCAGCCCTCCGTGCTGACCTTCCCTGGGGCGCGTGGATGCTCCCGTGGGATCCGTGCCGAAGCCGAGTGCCCCGGGCAGGAGGTCGGAAACAAACTGCAAGGCCAGGCAGCGCTAACGTGCTTCTTGGTGCACGAAAGGCTCTGCGGGATGGCTGCGAGAGGagatgaggagaggagagcagtgagGATGCGTTGCCGGGATGGCAGTGCCTGCATCCGTCTTCTCCCCGTGGAGGAACAGCAGGGAAcctcagcacagccagcagcagaccGACCATCCGAGCGCAGATCTGCTCTGCGGCCACTGCAGCAGCGTCCCTGCGTGGGGTGAGCAGAGCGGGGGCGCGTGGGGAGcggcagccccactgctgccctaTGGCACGGCTGCTGTCAGGGCAGCCCCTGGGAGCCGtgtgtgctctgcctgccctgggGGATCTCCCTCTGCACGCACCCAGCTGTGAGCACTGCGTGGTCTGGGTGCCATCAGCCCTCTCCAAGCTGGAATTGTTTGGGGATACCAAAAGCCAACGCAAAAAAGGGGAAGTGCAGATGATGAAATCGCGCCGTTGCTTAAGCACCGTTACCCCGCACAGGGCAGCAGATTGGCTTCCTTTCTGCACTCCCAGCGTGGCTGTGATGGGAAATGGGGTCACGCTTTGgatctgctgcttctgtgcgGCGTGGAGGAGGAATGGTGCAGTGATGGCCCTGCAGACCCCCATCCTGCTCAAGGAACACCCCCGCAGCCGTAGGAGCAcccacccccaaacccccaacCCGCCCCATTCCTGAAGCCAGAGCTCTCAGCCCAGTTCTGCAGCGGGTAGGAAGAGCAAAGGGAGAGATGGCAAAACCCCGAAGCAAAGCGGGGTGCTCACcccactgctgagctgctctggctTTGCTGGGGTGCAAGGGAGATAGGCAGGCGCCGTGCTGCTCGGGCCCTCCATCTCATCACCTCCGCAGGAGCGCGGCtcagcccccgcagccccgcagctgTTGCCATGACACAGCACAGGTCGGTACATCCCATTCCCGGCACACAGCTGCCTTACGGCCTTGGCCGCAGCTCACCCCCCGTCCCCACCTGTCCCCAGCCTGGAGCACGGCACCCTCtgagcaagcagagcagcagggcacAGAACAACAGCACGGGGGTCGCTCGTCACAAGCAACGCAGAATGGTCAACGCGTTCCCTTTGCACTGCAAGATccaagctgctgctcctcctcctcacacCCAGGAAATGGCATTTCGAGTTGAACTGGCGGCCAGCAGCCCCACGAGATGCAGCCAGGCCTCCtcccagctgggtgctgctgctcggggaggggggggagggtgaAGCTGACAGCAGGaagggctgctgctcctcctgcacgCGGCTTCCTGCTCCggacacgcacacacacacacgtgatGGAACACCAACAGGGCCAGGAAGGCAAGAAGTTCAGCATGCCACAGGACAGCCTATTTCCTCGCATTGTACTCACGCTTCGCTGCTTTGttttattactgtattttcCTCCTGAGCCTCACGAGGCCAACGGGACGCGATGGGACAATGGCTGGGGGGGGAGGCACGAGAACAGGGCAAGCAACGCGGCCAAAGCCTCACATCCCAACAACACGTGGGAGGGCAGAGCAAAAGGAACGCCGTTGGAAGCCTTGTTCTGCGTTACAACAGCTGGGCCCAGCTCTTCCCAACGCCTCCAAGCCAACAGCTCGCTCGCGGCCCAGGCAatgctgaaagcagcacctgCCCTCAGCTCCCGCGAGGCTGAACCCAATCCCAGATGTGCAAGGAGCCATCAGTGGCTGCTGACAGCACAGTCCTTGGTTTCTGCGGGTGCCACGCGTGCGCCGTCACCCAGGGATGCTCCCCAAACGCGTGGCCTTTGTGCACAAAGAGTGGCTGTGCTTCACACCCGCTGCCGTCCCAGCTCCGCGTGTCGTAGATGTGCACAGTGCCATCGAAGCCTTAGAAGGGAGCACAGGGGGTTACAATCGTGGGATCGCACCATCTCCACGCTTGGAACAGACCTCCAAACCCATCCGGTCCAACTGCACGTCTGTCAGCCATAATTCCTACTGACCCACGGCTCTCAGTGCAGCGAAGCTGAGAA of the Gallus gallus isolate bGalGal1 chromosome 1, bGalGal1.mat.broiler.GRCg7b, whole genome shotgun sequence genome contains:
- the LOC121109184 gene encoding extensin-like isoform X1, whose amino-acid sequence is MRPPLTLGCTNLRPTDAAWGWDPNPNPGQTPDPKPPTPNVSAPTPRSQTCHPKIPKLPSETLHPQIPNLPPKIPNLPPQNPKAPIRNLAPPNPKPLTPNPTSAPHLLPPNPKLPTQIPTSYPQMPNLAPQIPNIPLSNPKYPTQDLLPQIPKLPSLTSYPQIPNLLPSDSKPLTPMPNLLPQIPNLLPQTSHPQIPELPLQSQTSHPKSQTSHPTLPPQITALEGSENSTAGFQTPKHQLQLPELPPQSQTSHPNPKPPTPNPKPPTPNHSPRGVRGDLYSWIPNPKAPTAAPRAPTPIPNLPPQIPNLPPQITALEGSEETSTAGFQTPKLQLQLPELPPQALFAGPPPTPSLGFIIALHLFPRHWNPPRCQHWGPYPTFHPIPPLPDQDPPPPSPPIAGTAPCHNASPPQPLTGATATIYCAALRAEPGDSPMPQPKGVRRGGGGGGGGV
- the LOC121109184 gene encoding extensin-like isoform X3 translates to MRPPLTLGCTNLRPTDAAWGWDPNPNPGQTPDPKPPTPNVSAPTPRSQTCHPKIPKLPSETLHPQIPNLPPKIPNLPPQNPKAPIRNLAPPNPKPLTPNPTSAPHLLPPNPKLPTQIPTSYPQMPNLAPQIPNIPLSNPKYPTQDLLPQIPKLPSLTSYPQIPNLLPSDSKPLTPMPNLLPQIPNLLPQTSHPQIPELPLQSQTSHPKSQTSHPTLPPQITALEGSENSTAGFQTPKHQLQLPELPPQIPNLPPQITALEGSEETSTAGFQTPKLQLQLPELPPQSQTSHPKSQTSHPKSQP
- the LOC121109184 gene encoding extensin-like isoform X2, whose amino-acid sequence is MPPQNPKAPIRNLTPPNPKPPTKNPKPPTPKSQSSHPKPRTPKSQTPHPQSHICPTPPTPKPKTSHPNPNLLPPNAKPRTPNPKYPTLKSQISHPRPPTPNPKAPVPNLLPPNPKPPTLRFQTSHPNAKPSTPNSKSPAPNLPPPNPRAPTPIPNLPPQITALEGSENSTAGFQTPKHQLQLPELPPQSQTSHPNPKPPTPNPKPPTPNHSPRGVRGDLYSWIPNPKAPTAAPRAPTPIPNLPPQIPNLPPQITALEGSEETSTAGFQTPKLQLQLPELPPQALFAGPPPTPSLGFIIALHLFPRHWNPPRCQHWGPYPTFHPIPPLPDQDPPPPSPPIAGTAPCHNASPPQPLTGATATIYCAALRAEPGDSPMPQPKGVRRGGGGGGGGV
- the LOC121109187 gene encoding uncharacterized protein LOC121109187, producing MGVCRAITAPFLLHAAQKQQIQSVTPFPITATLGVQKGSQSAALCGVTVLKQRRDFIICTSPFLRWLLVSPNNSSLERADGTQTTQCSQLGACRGRSPRAGRAHTAPRGCPDSSRAIGQQWGCRSPRAPALLTPRRDAAAVAAEQICARMVGLLLAVLRFPAVPPRGEDGCRHCHPGNASSLLSSPHLLSQPSRRAFRAPRSTLALPGLAVCFRPPARGTRLRHGSHGSIHAPQGRSARRAATRRPLVLQHRFGEVFLCKSTFGDVEPRGELESKAMPTQHPSNGAWGGRGGGVGGSREASARCGFGSVCVCLFQRLIN